Proteins encoded by one window of Winogradskyella sp. PG-2:
- a CDS encoding S-adenosyl-l-methionine hydroxide adenosyltransferase family protein → MAIITLTTDFGEKDHFAGAIKGAIYSELSDIRIVDVSHSISPFDISEAAYIILNAYSSFPKGTIHIIGIDSELSPENKHIAIKLDDHYFICANNGIMSMICSEIAPEKIVEINIHDKIETSFPVLDVFVKVACHIARGGTLEIIGKVINTIKPIKNLIPFVNDEKNQIIGSVIYVDNYGNVITNITRKFFEDIQKTRGYEISARNHKFKTVHSKYSDIVNFEIEESKRNDEGRGLVVFNSSGYLEIAVYKSNSSTVGSASTLMGLKTMDTVTVNFSKT, encoded by the coding sequence ATGGCAATAATCACTTTAACGACTGATTTTGGTGAAAAAGATCACTTTGCTGGTGCTATAAAAGGTGCGATTTACAGTGAATTATCTGATATTAGAATTGTGGATGTATCACATTCTATATCTCCATTTGATATTTCTGAAGCAGCATATATTATTTTAAACGCTTATAGTAGTTTCCCAAAAGGAACGATTCATATCATAGGAATTGATTCTGAGTTAAGCCCTGAAAATAAGCATATTGCGATTAAACTGGATGACCATTACTTTATATGCGCTAATAATGGTATTATGAGTATGATTTGTTCTGAAATTGCACCAGAAAAAATTGTAGAAATTAATATTCATGATAAAATTGAAACGAGTTTTCCTGTTTTAGATGTCTTTGTGAAAGTAGCTTGCCATATTGCAAGAGGTGGTACATTAGAAATAATAGGAAAAGTTATTAACACTATCAAACCAATTAAAAATTTAATTCCGTTTGTAAATGATGAAAAAAATCAAATAATTGGTTCTGTAATTTACGTTGATAATTATGGAAATGTGATCACAAATATTACACGTAAATTTTTTGAGGATATTCAAAAAACAAGAGGGTATGAAATTTCAGCTCGAAATCATAAATTTAAAACCGTACATAGCAAGTACAGCGATATTGTAAATTTTGAAATTGAAGAATCTAAACGTAATGATGAAGGAAGAGGGTTAGTTGTTTTCAATTCTTCAGGCTATTTAGAAATTGCAGTTTATAAGAGTAATAGTAGCACTGTTGGTAGTGCCTCGACTTTAATGGGTTTAAAAACTATGGATACTGTAACCGTAAATTTCTCTAAAACCTAA
- a CDS encoding PhoH family protein translates to MNELILELEEITPKEFFGAQNANIELLKKYFPKLKIVARGNKIKAYGDEELLEEFDHRMTMLMKHFGKYNKLDENVIERVLTSVSSEDYNTSARSGEVLVHGVGGKLIKAQTANQRKLVESMRKNDMVFAIGPAGTGKTYTGVALAVQALKSKEVKRIILTRPAVEAGENLGFLPGDLKEKLDPYMQPLYDALRDMIPHEKLESYIEKGVIQIAPLAFMRGRTLDNAFVILDEGQNTTHAQMKMFLTRMGKNAKFLLTGDPGQVDLPRRTISGLKEALLVLKNIEGIGIIYLDDKDVIRHKLVKKVISAYKSIENRD, encoded by the coding sequence TTGAACGAACTTATTCTAGAACTCGAAGAAATTACACCAAAAGAATTCTTCGGTGCACAAAATGCCAATATTGAACTTCTGAAAAAATACTTTCCAAAACTTAAAATTGTTGCCAGAGGTAATAAAATTAAGGCGTATGGTGATGAAGAATTACTCGAAGAGTTTGATCATAGAATGACTATGTTAATGAAGCATTTTGGCAAGTATAACAAACTTGATGAAAATGTGATTGAACGTGTTCTAACAAGTGTTAGTAGTGAAGATTACAACACATCTGCTAGAAGTGGTGAAGTTCTTGTACATGGTGTTGGTGGTAAACTCATTAAAGCACAAACAGCAAATCAGCGAAAGTTGGTAGAGAGTATGCGAAAAAATGATATGGTGTTTGCTATTGGACCTGCTGGTACTGGTAAAACCTATACAGGAGTTGCTTTAGCTGTACAAGCTTTGAAGAGTAAAGAGGTAAAGCGAATTATATTAACTCGTCCTGCAGTTGAAGCAGGTGAGAATCTTGGGTTTTTACCAGGTGATTTAAAAGAGAAATTAGATCCTTATATGCAACCATTGTATGATGCCTTGCGAGATATGATTCCTCATGAGAAATTAGAAAGTTACATTGAGAAAGGTGTTATTCAAATTGCTCCATTGGCCTTTATGCGTGGACGCACCTTAGATAATGCCTTTGTGATTTTAGATGAAGGTCAGAACACAACTCATGCACAAATGAAGATGTTCTTAACACGTATGGGAAAAAACGCTAAGTTTTTATTAACTGGTGATCCTGGTCAGGTAGATTTACCACGTCGCACAATTTCTGGATTAAAAGAAGCGCTTTTAGTTTTAAAGAATATTGAAGGTATTGGTATTATTTATCTCGATGATAAGGATGTGATTCGTCATAAATTAGTTAAGAAAGTTATTTCTGCATACAAGAGCATTGAGAATCGAGATTAA
- a CDS encoding phosphoribosylaminoimidazolesuccinocarboxamide synthase yields the protein MSNTIIDTNFNFPNQKSVYKGKVREVYNINDDQLVMIATDRLSAFDVVMPKGIPYKGQILNQIATKMMTETEDLVPNWLVATPDPNVAVGHLCDPFKVEMVIRGYMSGHAAREYKAGRRILCGVSMPEGMKENDKFPEPIITPATKAEMGDHDEDISREDILAKGIVSKEDYIILEDYTRKLFNRGTEIAADRGLILVDTKYEFGKTKDGKIVLIDEIHTPDSSRYFYADGYQERQDRGETQKQLSKEFVRQWLISNDFQGLEGQTVPFMSDDYVETVSERYIELYENITGDTFVKGDVSDIQSRIEANVNDYLKS from the coding sequence ATGAGTAACACAATCATAGATACCAATTTCAACTTTCCAAACCAAAAAAGTGTTTACAAAGGAAAAGTTAGAGAAGTTTATAATATTAACGATGATCAGTTAGTAATGATTGCAACAGATCGTTTAAGTGCTTTTGATGTGGTAATGCCAAAGGGTATTCCTTATAAAGGGCAGATCTTAAATCAGATAGCAACAAAGATGATGACGGAAACTGAAGATTTAGTACCTAATTGGTTGGTCGCTACACCAGATCCTAATGTAGCTGTAGGTCATTTATGTGATCCTTTTAAAGTCGAAATGGTGATACGTGGCTATATGTCTGGTCATGCAGCACGAGAGTATAAAGCCGGTAGGCGAATACTTTGTGGTGTTTCAATGCCAGAAGGTATGAAAGAGAATGACAAATTTCCTGAGCCGATTATAACTCCAGCAACTAAGGCTGAAATGGGAGACCACGATGAAGATATTTCTCGTGAAGACATTTTAGCAAAAGGTATCGTTTCTAAGGAAGATTATATTATTCTTGAAGATTACACTAGAAAATTATTTAACCGTGGGACAGAAATCGCAGCAGATCGTGGTTTAATCTTAGTAGATACCAAATACGAATTCGGAAAAACTAAAGACGGTAAAATAGTTCTGATTGATGAAATACATACACCAGATTCTTCACGTTATTTCTATGCAGACGGTTACCAAGAGCGTCAAGATAGAGGTGAAACTCAAAAGCAATTATCTAAAGAGTTTGTGCGTCAATGGTTAATTTCTAATGACTTTCAAGGATTAGAAGGGCAAACAGTTCCTTTTATGAGTGATGATTATGTTGAAACCGTTAGCGAGCGTTATATTGAATTGTATGAAAATATTACAGGTGACACTTTTGTGAAAGGTGACGTCAGTGATATTCAGAGTCGGATAGAGGCAAATGTAAATGACTATTTAAAATCGTAG
- a CDS encoding alpha/beta hydrolase-fold protein — protein MKTFKYLFIILLFATPNLTDSQNEVVIGKMDSIQSKILNEERKIMVYIPPLGVKNYPVIYLLDGDAHFTSVVGMVEQLGSNNIIPNLMVVAIPNTNRTRDLTPTKSEPNPPMAPQGLVAQSGGGRDFLRFMEKELFPHIEKNYPTSPYRMFIGHSFGGLLVMDALNNRPDLFTSYISIDPSMCWDNKKLLNAFNESNLKDEKYKNKSLYLGIANTLEAGMDTTSVRKAKGPMVEPINSIFETRDLFRNTNESAVDFSYKYYENDDHGSAPLITTYDGLRFLFDFYKFDIKFSDVMTPNTDIVDRMKTHFTKVSNTLGYDNKPDEGTINGMGYQLMQMNKHDLAKQFFEMNVEYHPKSSNVYDSLGDYYLAVENKNKAKENFIKALALQENPYSREKLEKLEKE, from the coding sequence ATGAAAACTTTTAAGTACTTATTTATAATTCTCTTGTTTGCAACTCCAAATTTAACTGATAGTCAAAATGAAGTTGTTATTGGTAAAATGGATAGTATTCAATCAAAAATTCTTAATGAAGAAAGAAAAATAATGGTGTATATACCACCATTAGGAGTAAAAAACTACCCAGTAATCTACTTATTAGATGGTGATGCACATTTTACCTCAGTTGTTGGTATGGTTGAGCAATTAGGTTCTAATAATATTATACCAAATTTGATGGTTGTTGCCATACCAAATACTAACAGAACTCGAGATTTGACACCAACAAAATCAGAACCTAACCCTCCAATGGCTCCACAAGGCTTAGTTGCTCAATCTGGAGGTGGAAGAGACTTCTTAAGGTTTATGGAAAAAGAATTATTCCCGCATATTGAAAAAAATTATCCAACATCTCCTTATAGAATGTTTATTGGTCATTCATTTGGAGGGTTATTAGTAATGGATGCTCTAAACAATAGACCAGATTTATTTACAAGTTATATCTCTATTGATCCTTCGATGTGTTGGGATAACAAAAAATTATTAAATGCCTTTAACGAGTCAAACCTTAAAGATGAAAAGTATAAAAACAAATCGCTTTATTTAGGTATAGCAAATACTCTTGAAGCAGGTATGGATACAACTTCCGTTAGAAAAGCCAAAGGACCAATGGTGGAACCTATTAATTCAATTTTTGAAACTAGAGATTTATTCAGAAACACTAACGAAAGTGCTGTGGATTTTAGTTATAAATATTACGAAAATGATGACCATGGTTCAGCTCCTTTAATAACTACCTATGATGGCTTAAGGTTTCTTTTTGACTTCTATAAATTTGACATTAAATTTTCAGATGTCATGACTCCTAATACAGATATAGTGGACAGAATGAAAACTCATTTCACTAAAGTAAGTAATACTTTGGGTTATGATAACAAGCCAGATGAGGGAACGATTAATGGAATGGGTTACCAACTCATGCAAATGAATAAGCATGACTTAGCAAAACAATTTTTTGAGATGAATGTAGAGTATCACCCAAAAAGCTCTAACGTTTATGATTCTCTAGGTGATTATTATTTGGCTGTAGAGAACAAGAATAAAGCAAAGGAAAATTTTATAAAAGCGCTAGCATTACAAGAAAATCCGTATTCTCGTGAAAAACTAGAAAAGCTAGAAAAAGAATAG
- a CDS encoding DinB family protein has product MPKFLLRYKFGKANRPVRNYEAIVQRYQERLEDAKGRTFKGSENMKVPAFSEKEYILNRIQTEQKKLQHKTKTISYKNLDTLILPHPLMGKMPVREIIMWTAHHVEHHTETLKAKY; this is encoded by the coding sequence ATGCCTAAGTTTTTATTGCGTTACAAGTTTGGGAAAGCGAACAGACCAGTCAGAAATTATGAGGCGATAGTACAACGTTACCAAGAACGTTTAGAAGATGCAAAAGGCAGAACTTTCAAAGGTTCTGAAAATATGAAAGTACCTGCTTTTAGTGAAAAAGAATATATTCTCAACAGGATACAAACAGAACAAAAGAAGCTGCAACACAAAACAAAAACCATTAGTTATAAGAATTTAGACACACTGATTTTACCTCATCCTTTAATGGGAAAAATGCCTGTGCGAGAAATTATAATGTGGACAGCACACCATGTTGAGCATCATACTGAGACTTTGAAGGCTAAATATTAA
- a CDS encoding DUF6048 family protein, translating into MYVSSIRSAIILLLFTTIAFAQNEKKTVTDTLVFKQKYGLRLGTDISKLARTFLDDNYTGFEVLGDYRLTKRMYLAGEIGNEERTLENEVLNNTSKGSYFKAGIDINFYKNWLDMENMLYGGFRVGASTFSQTLNNYKVYDINNQYWNNGLFSVEEGQEFKGLTAIWGEIQVGLKAELFNNFFAGINVQLKFLVSETKPSGYENLYIPGFNRTYDSGAIGGGFGFNLSYLVPIFKKDKVVLQEKEVE; encoded by the coding sequence ATGTACGTATCTTCCATTAGAAGTGCTATAATTTTGCTGTTGTTTACAACAATAGCTTTTGCGCAAAACGAAAAGAAAACTGTCACAGACACCTTAGTCTTTAAACAAAAGTATGGATTACGTCTAGGTACAGATATAAGTAAACTAGCACGTACATTTTTAGATGATAATTACACAGGCTTTGAAGTTTTGGGAGATTATCGCCTTACAAAACGTATGTACTTAGCTGGTGAAATTGGAAATGAAGAACGTACTTTAGAAAACGAAGTTTTAAACAATACGTCTAAAGGAAGCTATTTTAAAGCTGGTATAGATATTAATTTCTACAAAAATTGGCTCGATATGGAGAATATGCTTTATGGTGGTTTCCGTGTAGGTGCGAGTACATTTAGTCAAACTTTAAATAATTATAAAGTTTATGATATAAATAACCAATACTGGAATAATGGGTTATTCTCAGTAGAAGAAGGTCAAGAATTTAAAGGTTTAACTGCAATTTGGGGAGAAATACAAGTAGGATTAAAAGCTGAACTTTTTAATAATTTCTTTGCTGGTATAAATGTTCAACTTAAGTTTCTTGTTTCAGAAACAAAACCTAGTGGTTATGAAAATCTCTATATTCCTGGTTTTAATAGAACTTATGATAGTGGAGCTATTGGTGGTGGTTTTGGATTTAATTTATCTTACTTAGTTCCTATCTTCAAAAAAGATAAAGTTGTACTACAAGAGAAAGAAGTGGAATAA
- a CDS encoding DUF6452 family protein, translating to MKKLKFLILFVTIALISCERDDICAETTVTTPRLLIEFYDVSNTDDLKSVPRLTLYGEDLVTNPEVSSDATIAFNENVNAADLPLQINTEGTVTTSRFIAEKDSNLRIDGTGDSNIDILEISYVPEFIYVSRACGYKSIFTALTVTRVTDTDNWISNNIEIVESTVENENTVHVRIFH from the coding sequence ATGAAAAAACTAAAATTCCTTATTCTATTTGTTACCATAGCATTGATTAGCTGCGAGCGCGATGACATTTGTGCTGAAACGACAGTAACAACTCCAAGATTACTTATTGAGTTTTATGATGTATCAAATACTGATGATTTAAAGAGTGTTCCGAGACTAACATTATATGGCGAAGATTTAGTTACAAACCCAGAAGTAAGTTCAGATGCTACTATAGCCTTCAACGAAAATGTAAATGCTGCAGATTTGCCTTTACAAATTAATACAGAAGGTACTGTCACTACGTCTCGTTTTATTGCAGAAAAAGATAGTAACTTAAGAATAGATGGCACAGGAGACTCTAATATAGACATTCTAGAAATCTCATATGTACCAGAATTTATTTATGTATCTAGAGCATGTGGATATAAAAGTATATTTACCGCCCTAACCGTAACAAGAGTCACAGATACAGATAATTGGATTAGTAATAATATTGAAATTGTAGAATCAACAGTTGAAAATGAAAACACAGTACATGTACGTATCTTCCATTAG
- the rlmD gene encoding 23S rRNA (uracil(1939)-C(5))-methyltransferase RlmD: MPRRERNKFVKRGQVIELLIEDYAYGGKGIGRIRNEHGEFVVFVPNTLPGQLVKAQVKKSSKKYAEAKLFDVLKSSEDEIEMPYQDIPGAPYIQLPIEKQHIYKKQSTLELFKRIGKVADIEDKFDEFVDSPNTFHYRNKMEYGFSAIGYNRELKTDVDEFTLGFKRRGTWWCGDNLKKDSGLFDAEFENKIKDIKAYCEATELDPWHAPKREGFFRYFVVRKSYKTNKLLFNLVTTSYDLPKFDLDKFANYLVELFGDRVAGLLHTINDEVGDRTIATTGSINLVYGEDKIVEELLGLNFEISMKSFFQTNPKCAEKLYSKVVDYALENKDAIDNTIVLDLFCGTGTIGQIIASRAINTKIVGVDIVASAIEDAKENAKRNNIKGLEFYAADVGKFLNEHPEFTNKIRTIILDPARAGIAPKTLKKIINLNADRLVYVSCNPATQARDTEQLMEAGYDIKKLSLVDQFPHTAHIETVVLFEK, from the coding sequence ATGCCAAGAAGAGAACGAAACAAATTTGTAAAACGCGGACAAGTCATAGAACTTTTAATCGAAGACTATGCTTATGGCGGAAAAGGCATTGGACGAATTCGTAATGAACACGGTGAGTTTGTGGTTTTTGTTCCTAATACATTACCTGGTCAATTGGTAAAGGCACAGGTTAAAAAAAGCAGCAAAAAATATGCAGAGGCAAAACTTTTTGATGTTTTAAAATCATCAGAGGATGAAATTGAAATGCCTTATCAAGATATTCCTGGTGCTCCATATATACAGTTGCCAATTGAAAAGCAGCATATCTATAAAAAACAAAGTACACTTGAGCTATTCAAACGCATTGGCAAAGTTGCTGATATTGAAGATAAATTCGATGAATTCGTAGATTCTCCAAACACCTTTCACTATCGTAATAAGATGGAATATGGCTTTTCAGCAATTGGTTATAATAGAGAATTAAAAACAGATGTGGATGAATTTACACTTGGCTTTAAAAGGCGAGGCACTTGGTGGTGTGGAGATAACCTTAAAAAAGATTCTGGTCTGTTTGATGCCGAGTTTGAAAACAAAATCAAAGACATCAAGGCTTATTGTGAGGCTACAGAATTAGATCCTTGGCATGCACCAAAAAGAGAAGGTTTCTTTAGGTATTTTGTAGTGCGTAAATCATATAAAACAAATAAATTATTATTCAACTTAGTAACAACTTCATATGATTTACCTAAATTTGACTTAGATAAATTTGCTAATTACTTAGTTGAATTATTTGGTGACCGTGTTGCAGGTTTATTACATACTATAAATGATGAAGTTGGAGATAGAACCATTGCCACAACTGGAAGTATTAATCTCGTTTATGGTGAAGACAAAATTGTTGAAGAACTACTAGGATTAAATTTCGAAATAAGCATGAAAAGCTTTTTTCAGACCAACCCAAAATGTGCAGAGAAGCTATATTCTAAAGTCGTTGATTATGCTTTAGAAAACAAAGATGCAATAGATAATACAATAGTTTTAGATTTATTTTGTGGCACCGGAACTATTGGTCAAATCATTGCCAGTAGAGCGATAAACACAAAAATTGTAGGTGTAGATATTGTGGCTTCAGCTATTGAGGATGCTAAAGAAAATGCCAAAAGAAACAACATAAAAGGCTTAGAGTTTTACGCCGCGGATGTTGGGAAATTTTTAAACGAACATCCAGAATTCACTAATAAGATAAGAACTATTATTTTAGATCCAGCTAGAGCTGGCATTGCTCCTAAAACCCTTAAAAAAATAATAAACCTTAATGCAGACCGTTTGGTTTATGTATCTTGTAATCCTGCTACACAAGCTAGAGATACTGAGCAGTTAATGGAAGCTGGTTATGATATTAAAAAACTGAGTTTAGTGGATCAATTTCCGCATACTGCACATATTGAAACGGTAGTCCTATTCGAAAAATAG
- a CDS encoding RNA polymerase sigma factor — protein MKIDHSIDKKLIEDYKAGDKRALTLLVKRWHKSFCDKAYWMVKDKDVAKDIAQDSWTTIINNLEKLIEPKQFKYWAYRIVCNKSTDWLRIKSKNQKQSIGYEFEIENDDNKYTDNEQLKLELLKAVSTLSANQKVIVRLFYTEAYSLKQISDLLDISVGTAKSRLFHAREKLKIILKNKNYEN, from the coding sequence TTGAAAATAGATCATAGCATAGATAAAAAATTAATCGAGGATTATAAGGCTGGTGATAAAAGAGCGCTGACCTTGTTAGTTAAACGTTGGCATAAATCATTTTGTGATAAGGCCTATTGGATGGTTAAGGATAAAGATGTTGCTAAGGATATTGCTCAAGATAGTTGGACGACCATTATTAATAATTTAGAAAAATTAATAGAGCCAAAACAATTCAAATATTGGGCATATAGAATTGTTTGTAATAAGTCCACTGATTGGTTACGAATAAAATCCAAAAATCAAAAACAATCTATCGGCTATGAGTTTGAAATTGAAAATGATGACAATAAATATACTGATAATGAGCAGTTAAAACTTGAATTGTTAAAAGCAGTCAGCACGTTATCAGCTAATCAAAAAGTTATAGTTAGACTTTTTTATACCGAAGCTTATAGTCTAAAACAAATAAGTGATTTGTTAGATATTTCAGTTGGAACAGCTAAATCGAGATTGTTTCATGCTAGAGAAAAATTAAAAATAATACTCAAAAACAAGAATTATGAAAACTAA
- a CDS encoding DUF6768 family protein, with product MKTNMEDIDKLIKDTLTQEEAKFYDDLEEQNLWQMIFGIFKGKNSWIVYVMSIVQVVFFGLFIYCAIQFFKVETTNELIKWGIYGTLALMASSMLKLFSWMQMDKKAIIREIKRLELQVSSLSSKIPD from the coding sequence ATGAAAACTAATATGGAAGACATAGACAAACTAATTAAAGACACCTTAACACAAGAAGAAGCTAAATTCTATGATGATTTAGAAGAACAAAACCTATGGCAGATGATCTTTGGTATTTTTAAAGGAAAAAATAGCTGGATTGTTTATGTTATGAGCATTGTTCAAGTTGTATTCTTTGGTCTTTTTATTTATTGTGCTATTCAATTTTTTAAAGTTGAAACGACCAATGAACTAATTAAATGGGGAATTTATGGAACCTTGGCATTGATGGCATCGAGTATGTTAAAGTTATTTTCTTGGATGCAAATGGATAAGAAAGCGATAATTAGAGAAATTAAGAGATTAGAGCTACAGGTATCATCACTTTCTAGTAAAATACCTGACTAA
- the rocD gene encoding ornithine--oxo-acid transaminase: MAVLDQLTSQQAIDLENKYGAHNYHPLPVVLSRGEGVYVWDLEGKKYYDFLSAYSAVNQGHCHPKIVGAMTNQAQTLTLTSRAFYNDMLGKFEKFATETFHYDKLLPMNTGAEAVETALKLCRKWAYEIKGIDENKAQIIVCENNFHGRTTTIISFSNDPVARKNFGPYTDGFIKIEYDNLNALEEALNTNENVAGFLVEPIQGEAGVYVPSEGYLSAAKALCEKHNVLFIADEVQTGIARTGRLLATCGNCSCSDKHCSGAPEVKADILILGKALSGGAYPVSAVLANDSIMNVIKPGNHGSTFGGNPVAAAIGMAALEVIKDEELANNAQQLGELFRTELSKFIETSSIVNSVRGKGLLNAILINDDEYSDTAWNICLRLRDNGLLAKPTHGNIIRFAPPLVMTKDQLLDCVSIIIKTLKEFVD; the protein is encoded by the coding sequence ATGGCAGTTTTAGACCAATTAACGTCGCAACAAGCGATTGATTTAGAAAACAAGTATGGTGCACACAATTACCATCCATTACCAGTGGTACTGAGTAGGGGAGAAGGTGTGTATGTTTGGGATTTAGAAGGTAAAAAGTATTATGATTTTTTATCGGCATACTCAGCAGTTAACCAAGGCCATTGTCATCCAAAAATTGTTGGAGCAATGACTAATCAAGCACAAACTTTAACGCTTACATCAAGAGCATTTTATAATGATATGCTCGGTAAATTTGAGAAGTTTGCTACCGAAACTTTTCATTACGACAAATTATTACCAATGAATACAGGTGCTGAAGCAGTAGAGACAGCATTAAAACTTTGTAGAAAATGGGCTTATGAAATTAAAGGTATCGATGAAAATAAAGCACAAATCATAGTTTGTGAAAACAATTTTCATGGTAGAACAACAACGATTATTTCATTTTCTAATGATCCTGTTGCTAGAAAAAACTTTGGACCATATACAGACGGGTTTATTAAAATTGAATATGACAACTTAAACGCTTTAGAAGAAGCTCTCAATACTAATGAAAATGTTGCTGGTTTCTTAGTTGAACCAATCCAAGGAGAAGCTGGTGTTTATGTGCCAAGTGAAGGTTATTTAAGTGCAGCTAAAGCGTTATGTGAAAAACATAATGTATTATTTATTGCAGATGAAGTACAAACTGGTATTGCAAGAACTGGTCGTCTCTTGGCTACATGTGGTAATTGTAGTTGTTCAGACAAACATTGTTCTGGTGCACCTGAAGTAAAAGCAGATATTTTAATATTAGGGAAAGCTTTATCTGGTGGAGCTTATCCTGTATCTGCGGTATTAGCAAATGATAGTATTATGAATGTTATTAAACCTGGGAATCACGGAAGTACTTTCGGTGGTAATCCAGTAGCAGCGGCTATTGGTATGGCTGCACTAGAAGTTATTAAAGATGAAGAATTAGCTAATAATGCTCAACAATTAGGTGAATTATTTAGAACTGAATTATCTAAGTTTATTGAAACAAGTTCTATTGTGAATAGTGTTAGGGGTAAAGGACTTTTAAATGCTATTTTGATTAATGATGATGAATATAGCGATACAGCCTGGAATATTTGTTTAAGATTAAGAGATAATGGCTTATTGGCTAAACCAACACACGGTAACATTATTCGTTTTGCACCACCATTAGTTATGACCAAAGATCAATTGTTAGATTGTGTATCTATAATCATTAAGACACTAAAGGAATTTGTGGATTAA
- a CDS encoding CCC motif membrane protein, with amino-acid sequence MEKQQIPNGTLVLVMGILSILGCCCYGAPGLIFGIVAVVLAGKATKIYKAAPEDYTGFGNVKAGKIMGIIGIVLSLLMTIYMIWLFTYFGWETMQDPELLQEKMREMMGQ; translated from the coding sequence ATGGAAAAACAACAAATACCAAATGGAACGCTTGTACTTGTAATGGGAATATTATCAATCTTAGGCTGTTGCTGCTATGGAGCACCAGGACTAATTTTTGGTATTGTTGCAGTAGTATTAGCAGGGAAAGCAACAAAAATATATAAAGCTGCGCCTGAAGATTATACTGGATTTGGAAATGTTAAAGCCGGTAAAATAATGGGAATAATAGGTATAGTGTTAAGTCTTTTAATGACTATTTATATGATATGGTTATTCACTTATTTTGGATGGGAAACAATGCAAGATCCAGAATTACTCCAAGAAAAAATGAGAGAAATGATGGGACAATAG
- a CDS encoding DUF2752 domain-containing protein codes for MKLLIAQLEDYMLPCMWKKTFNVECMGCGIQRSVSLILKGEFIAAFYMYPAIYTLIILFSFLLLHLKFKFKFGHKIILGLFVINISIIVVSFIIKTF; via the coding sequence ATGAAATTACTGATAGCACAATTAGAAGATTACATGTTACCATGTATGTGGAAGAAGACATTTAATGTAGAATGCATGGGTTGTGGAATTCAGCGCTCAGTTTCATTAATTTTAAAAGGTGAGTTTATCGCTGCTTTTTATATGTATCCAGCTATTTACACGCTAATTATTTTGTTTTCTTTCTTATTATTACATCTAAAATTTAAATTTAAGTTCGGTCATAAAATAATACTTGGCCTTTTTGTAATAAATATTAGTATTATTGTAGTAAGCTTTATAATTAAAACATTTTAA
- a CDS encoding Smr/MutS family protein yields the protein MKINIGDKVETIDDAISGIVTKISGTTISIEDMDGFEFQFETNELMISSNENTIENSIYNSDLDAVKREKEIQKRKIVPTVKPKERHAPKFEVDLHIHHLTSSTSGMSNYDMLNLQLDTARRQLDFAIRKRIPKIVFIHGVGEGVLRQELETLFGRYNNIKFYDADYKTYGLGATEVRVFQNLEP from the coding sequence ATGAAGATTAATATTGGTGATAAGGTAGAAACCATTGATGATGCTATTTCTGGAATAGTGACAAAGATATCCGGAACTACCATTTCAATAGAAGATATGGATGGTTTCGAGTTTCAGTTTGAAACTAATGAATTAATGATATCATCAAACGAGAACACCATTGAGAACTCCATCTACAATTCAGATTTAGATGCTGTAAAAAGAGAAAAGGAAATACAGAAGCGTAAAATTGTTCCTACAGTAAAACCTAAAGAACGACATGCCCCGAAATTTGAAGTCGACTTACATATTCATCATTTAACTTCATCTACTAGTGGTATGTCTAATTATGATATGCTAAACCTGCAGTTAGACACAGCAAGACGTCAATTAGATTTTGCAATACGGAAGCGCATTCCTAAGATTGTATTTATACATGGAGTAGGTGAAGGAGTACTTCGTCAAGAGTTAGAAACCTTATTTGGACGTTATAATAATATAAAGTTTTACGATGCAGATTATAAGACCTACGGTTTAGGTGCAACGGAAGTTAGAGTATTTCAGAATTTAGAGCCCTAG